Proteins found in one Candidatus Tisiphia endosymbiont of Beris chalybata genomic segment:
- a CDS encoding replication initiation protein: MTKFDLIKHTAAVHINNILTLNQRKIANVLLYHSYKNILEDKVHSIRLNQILESLGWKENSEVTNLVKVDLKTLNKFQLEWNIFNKDKKNSWGVTTFLADVRIEKGYVYYTYSKSLREMLFNPNIYAKLNLIIQRNLKNKHALVLWEYLLEILCSSRRNIITTDYITIDNLRRLLGILGNKSYDNYAIFRAQAVLPALKEINEKSDIDVTLISKREHRKITQVAFNVSRKLPIHVNLSDVKAGISNENVDVMIADAWLKENATTLGLSLEKIQKDINKYGDKKVRKAMELTYNDFMGGKDIKSIQGYYSTALKEGWIPVTTPDIKKNIECVDIVSTMETILSNEIGIALVLKENLLKNYGIHIFRSWFNDLKIEQYGENTVIIKADTDFKASWICNNYSSYILDVLNRFDKNIQYLEFKSY, from the coding sequence ATGACGAAGTTTGATTTAATTAAACATACAGCAGCAGTTCACATAAATAATATACTAACATTAAATCAAAGAAAAATTGCTAATGTTCTTTTGTATCATTCTTATAAAAATATATTGGAAGATAAAGTACACTCGATAAGGTTAAATCAGATCTTAGAGTCTTTAGGATGGAAAGAAAATAGTGAAGTGACTAATCTAGTTAAAGTTGATCTCAAGACATTGAATAAATTTCAGTTAGAATGGAATATTTTTAATAAGGATAAGAAAAATTCTTGGGGAGTGACGACATTTTTAGCTGATGTACGTATAGAAAAGGGATATGTATATTATACATATAGTAAATCTTTACGTGAGATGCTTTTTAATCCGAATATTTATGCCAAATTGAATTTAATAATACAAAGGAATTTAAAGAATAAGCATGCGTTGGTTTTATGGGAATATTTATTAGAGATTTTATGTTCTTCTAGAAGAAATATAATTACTACTGACTATATTACTATAGATAATTTGCGTAGGTTATTAGGAATATTAGGAAATAAATCTTATGATAATTATGCTATTTTTAGAGCTCAAGCTGTGCTACCAGCTTTGAAGGAAATAAATGAAAAGTCCGATATTGATGTTACTTTAATATCTAAAAGAGAACATAGAAAGATTACACAGGTTGCTTTTAATGTAAGTCGTAAGCTACCAATACATGTTAATTTAAGTGATGTTAAAGCTGGTATTAGTAATGAAAATGTTGATGTTATGATTGCGGATGCCTGGTTGAAGGAAAATGCTACTACCCTTGGATTATCTTTAGAAAAAATACAAAAAGATATAAATAAGTATGGTGATAAAAAAGTAAGAAAGGCAATGGAGTTGACTTACAATGATTTTATGGGAGGGAAAGATATAAAGTCTATTCAAGGATATTATTCTACTGCTCTTAAAGAAGGTTGGATACCGGTTACAACACCAGATATTAAAAAAAATATAGAATGTGTAGATATTGTTTCCACTATGGAAACAATATTATCTAATGAAATAGGAATAGCACTTGTGCTGAAGGAGAATTTATTAAAGAATTATGGAATTCATATTTTTAGATCATGGTTTAATGATTTAAAAATAGAACAATATGGAGAAAATACAGTAATTATTAAAGCAGATACAGATTTTAAAGCGAGTTGGATTTGTAATAACTATAGTAGCTACATTTTGGATGTATTGAATAGATTTGATAAAAATATTCAATATTTGGAATTTAAGAGTTATTAG
- a CDS encoding helix-turn-helix transcriptional regulator, which produces MSHLIIKKNIERLLKERNWRVADLENKLGQSRSVTNIFRGASKNPTIEVLQSIAGAFNVEIQELLLDQDNPDSILNISLLRDTFNKIINELELINYPIAIRYSNIFPLIKEIYEYSSQLGLGKADENFTKWLIQKHYKQ; this is translated from the coding sequence ATGTCACACTTGATTATTAAGAAAAATATTGAAAGGCTCTTAAAAGAAAGAAATTGGCGTGTTGCTGACCTTGAGAATAAACTTGGACAAAGCAGAAGTGTTACAAATATATTTAGAGGTGCTTCAAAAAATCCCACTATAGAGGTACTACAATCTATAGCCGGGGCTTTTAATGTTGAAATTCAAGAATTGTTATTAGATCAGGATAATCCTGATTCCATACTTAATATTTCTTTACTCCGTGATACATTTAATAAAATAATCAATGAGCTTGAACTAATTAACTATCCGATTGCTATAAGGTATAGCAACATATTTCCTCTGATTAAAGAGATATACGAATACTCTTCACAGCTAGGCCTAGGTAAAGCTGATGAAAATTTTACCAAATGGCTCATTCAAAAACATTATAAACAGTAA
- a CDS encoding MFS transporter: MLGYQKNDQKSFTSLKKEQKEAIGLLSIGTFLEYFDLMLYVHMAVLLNELFFPKADAHVTALYSAAAFCSTYLLRPFGALIFGWMGDNIGRKTTVVVTTSMMSISCIVMATLPTYQQIGITAAWIMTICRIIQGMSSMGEVIGAELYVTEITKPPLQYPAVALITIFSSLGGFAALAIANFSTTNNFNWRTAFWIGAIIAVVGAIARTRLKETTEFANAKLQLKSSLGSALEKVNIKEQKLENHPTWQEKVNQKSSLALFTIQCAWPVCFYITYFHCGNILKTSFNYNSEQIIQQNFIVSIFQVLGFIMWTYLSCYIYPLTLLRIKAVIFSIIIVTFPYLLNNIHSPSDLLMLQVAIIIFSLSYSSAMPIFYKHFPIFKRFTYASFTYALSRTVIYIITSFGLVYLTKYFGNAGILIIVIPIVIGFTLGVFHFEKLENKEKIY, translated from the coding sequence ATGCTAGGATACCAAAAAAATGATCAAAAATCATTTACATCATTAAAAAAAGAGCAGAAAGAAGCCATTGGACTATTATCCATAGGTACTTTTTTAGAGTATTTTGATCTCATGCTCTATGTACACATGGCTGTACTATTAAATGAACTATTTTTTCCAAAAGCTGATGCGCATGTTACCGCTCTTTATTCAGCTGCTGCTTTTTGTTCAACTTACTTACTCCGACCATTTGGTGCTTTAATTTTTGGCTGGATGGGTGATAATATAGGACGAAAGACTACAGTAGTTGTTACCACTTCCATGATGTCTATTTCTTGCATTGTGATGGCTACTCTTCCAACTTACCAGCAAATTGGTATAACAGCTGCTTGGATAATGACTATCTGTCGTATTATTCAGGGCATGTCTTCTATGGGAGAAGTGATAGGAGCAGAACTCTACGTTACCGAAATAACAAAGCCACCTCTGCAATATCCAGCTGTAGCATTAATTACCATCTTTTCTAGTTTAGGAGGATTTGCCGCCTTAGCGATTGCCAATTTTTCTACTACCAATAACTTTAATTGGCGCACTGCTTTTTGGATCGGAGCAATTATTGCAGTAGTTGGAGCAATAGCAAGAACACGCCTTAAAGAAACAACAGAATTTGCTAATGCAAAGCTTCAGCTAAAAAGCAGTTTAGGATCAGCTCTAGAAAAAGTTAACATAAAGGAGCAAAAGTTAGAAAACCACCCTACTTGGCAAGAAAAAGTGAATCAGAAATCCTCTCTAGCCTTATTTACCATACAATGTGCTTGGCCAGTGTGTTTTTACATTACCTATTTTCATTGCGGCAATATCCTGAAAACTTCTTTTAACTATAATTCTGAACAAATTATTCAACAAAATTTCATTGTTTCAATATTTCAGGTGTTAGGATTTATAATGTGGACTTACCTTAGTTGTTATATCTATCCATTAACTCTTCTTAGAATTAAAGCAGTAATATTTTCTATTATTATTGTTACTTTCCCATACTTACTAAATAATATACACTCACCCTCTGACTTGCTCATGCTTCAAGTAGCTATTATTATATTCTCACTTTCTTACTCTTCAGCTATGCCTATTTTTTATAAGCATTTTCCTATTTTCAAACGTTTCACTTATGCTAGTTTCACTTATGCTTTATCACGAACTGTTATATATATTATTACTTCATTTGGACTTGTCTATTTAACAAAATATTTTGGTAATGCAGGGATATTAATTATAGTTATTCCTATAGTTATAGGATTTACACTTGGGGTATTTCACTTTGAAAAGTTGGAAAATAAAGAAAAGATATATTAA
- a CDS encoding HD domain-containing protein, whose amino-acid sequence MLHQCIAACQIVQMKYQWQDHRQVKNNMNCCYSEKLVNKLLRLNEKANSKIDIIGVKRAIYFAKKYHGDQKRNSGEPYYSHPLEVACMVADYLFRTDIIITAILHDTIEDTALTQETIADIFGEQIASQVEDLTRVKSSGKISSAKMLELLYQQRKYDILLIKLFDRLHNMQTIGAKSPEKIEKIIAETLISFISFAVHFEIPELKQHLTELCYQGLAVTQLNQN is encoded by the coding sequence ATGTTACACCAATGTATTGCAGCTTGTCAGATAGTTCAGATGAAATATCAATGGCAGGATCATCGTCAAGTTAAGAATAATATGAATTGTTGCTATAGTGAGAAGTTAGTTAACAAGTTACTTAGGTTAAATGAGAAAGCAAATAGCAAGATAGATATTATAGGGGTTAAAAGAGCTATCTATTTTGCTAAAAAATACCATGGAGATCAAAAAAGGAATTCAGGGGAGCCATATTACTCTCATCCTTTAGAAGTTGCTTGTATGGTTGCTGATTATCTCTTTCGGACTGATATTATTATTACTGCTATACTGCATGATACCATTGAAGATACAGCCTTAACTCAAGAGACGATAGCAGATATTTTCGGGGAGCAGATTGCTAGTCAAGTAGAAGATTTAACTCGTGTTAAGTCTTCCGGAAAAATTAGTTCTGCCAAAATGCTAGAGTTACTTTATCAGCAAAGGAAGTATGATATATTGTTGATTAAATTATTTGATCGACTTCATAATATGCAGACTATAGGAGCTAAATCTCCTGAAAAAATAGAAAAAATTATAGCAGAAACTTTGATAAGCTTTATAAGTTTTGCGGTGCATTTTGAAATACCAGAATTAAAACAGCATTTAACTGAGCTATGTTATCAAGGTTTAGCTGTTACTCAGTTAAATCAGAATTAA
- a CDS encoding replicative DNA helicase produces MINSELKLIKDDLSSIIVAEQKVLGAIIVNQHNIERVEDFLKVEHFSIEIHQEIYRSFLKLIETNIKITLLTVKNLLENKPVFQEVNDSKYLANLVTLAFMVIDIRDYGRIVYDASIKRQLIEISQEAIKSASSTSILDDARTQVEALESKIYSLANEDVVKSGFISSAQITSEVLENINQIVKNPGHIIGVSTGFVDLDSKLGGFRNSDLVILAGRPSMGKTAFALNLAVSACDKIKISSEKQSIGFFSLEMSSVDLISRVVSMKGGIDSTRFIDGKINEENYNKIRQTIAEVNNLPLFIDDSPALTISAIRSRARKLKRQNNLSILFIDYLQLIKCTEKVDNRTLEIAEITRALKALAKELNIPIIALAQLSRAVEQRVDKRPILSDLRESGSIEQAADIVMFIYREEYYLKGKEPQINTLEHKEWIEKLNKSHNMAEIIITKHRKGPIGNVKLYYDDKCSKFNNIVNRY; encoded by the coding sequence ATGATTAATAGTGAGCTAAAGTTAATTAAAGATGATCTATCGTCGATTATAGTAGCTGAACAAAAAGTATTAGGTGCTATCATAGTTAATCAACATAATATAGAGAGAGTAGAAGATTTTTTAAAAGTAGAACATTTTTCTATTGAGATACACCAAGAGATTTATAGATCTTTTTTGAAATTAATTGAGACAAATATTAAAATTACACTTTTAACAGTTAAAAACTTATTAGAAAATAAGCCTGTATTTCAGGAGGTGAATGATTCAAAATATTTAGCTAATCTAGTTACATTAGCTTTTATGGTAATTGACATACGTGATTATGGACGTATTGTTTATGATGCATCAATAAAACGCCAACTGATTGAGATTAGTCAAGAGGCAATAAAAAGTGCCAGTAGTACCTCAATTCTTGATGATGCTAGGACTCAGGTGGAAGCTTTAGAAAGTAAAATATATAGTTTAGCAAATGAAGATGTTGTAAAGAGTGGTTTTATTAGTTCTGCTCAAATTACTTCTGAGGTGCTAGAAAATATTAATCAGATAGTAAAGAATCCTGGCCATATTATAGGTGTTTCCACTGGTTTTGTTGATTTGGATAGTAAATTAGGCGGATTTCGTAATTCAGATTTAGTAATACTTGCTGGTCGTCCGTCTATGGGTAAAACAGCTTTTGCTTTAAACTTGGCAGTAAGTGCTTGTGATAAGATTAAAATATCTAGTGAGAAGCAATCTATAGGATTTTTTTCTTTAGAGATGTCATCTGTAGATTTAATTTCGAGAGTAGTTTCAATGAAGGGTGGGATTGATTCTACTCGCTTTATTGATGGAAAAATCAATGAGGAAAATTATAATAAAATAAGGCAGACTATTGCGGAGGTAAATAATTTACCTCTTTTTATTGATGATTCACCAGCATTAACAATTTCCGCTATTCGTAGTCGTGCCAGGAAGTTAAAGCGTCAGAATAACCTTAGTATATTATTTATTGACTATCTACAATTAATAAAATGTACTGAAAAAGTAGATAATAGGACTTTAGAGATAGCAGAAATTACACGTGCATTAAAAGCTTTAGCAAAAGAGTTGAATATTCCTATCATTGCTTTAGCACAATTATCTAGAGCTGTAGAACAAAGAGTAGATAAAAGACCTATTTTGTCAGACTTACGGGAATCTGGTTCGATTGAACAAGCTGCGGATATAGTAATGTTTATATACCGAGAAGAATATTATCTAAAAGGTAAGGAGCCACAGATTAATACTCTTGAACACAAAGAATGGATAGAGAAACTAAATAAATCGCATAATATGGCTGAAATAATTATTACCAAACACCGTAAAGGGCCAATAGGTAATGTTAAGCTTTACTATGATGATAAATGTTCAAAATTTAATAATATTGTAAATAGGTATTAG
- a CDS encoding Fic family protein, with the protein MINMIWQEYRVQARLNFKPEAIESIYSIISEIDGVKNTWHITDRLLPQTIERLTRSVIVTSTGSSNRIEGNRLTDIEVENLYKNLGVKKFKTRDEQEIVGYLQCLELVFSNYNDVPISESSILKLHHDMLIHSHKDIRHRGNYKFGTNRVEAKDQAGNIVGIIFKPTPPYLVKKEMLELIDWYNWAITNKIKHPLILIANFVFEYLAIHPFQDGNGRTSRLLTNLMLLQQGYYFTQVASHERSIEASKIDYYLALNKTQSTWKTNSEDITPWLMFFLNIVKSQSNQALKIIEGDNIEYLLSEKQLELWNWINNKAIVEFSRKDAVTALGFPERTVESIIKKLVDLKRLSRLGQGKATRYKLIKKLNN; encoded by the coding sequence ATGATTAATATGATTTGGCAAGAATATCGAGTTCAAGCAAGATTAAATTTTAAACCTGAAGCTATTGAGAGTATTTATAGTATCATATCAGAAATCGATGGAGTGAAAAATACCTGGCATATTACAGATAGATTGTTGCCTCAAACCATAGAACGTTTGACACGTTCTGTAATTGTTACCTCTACAGGTTCATCTAACCGTATTGAAGGTAACCGTTTAACCGATATTGAAGTTGAGAACTTATATAAAAACTTAGGAGTCAAAAAATTTAAAACTCGCGATGAGCAAGAAATAGTTGGTTACTTACAATGTCTAGAATTAGTTTTTAGCAATTATAATGATGTGCCTATAAGTGAATCTTCAATTCTTAAATTGCATCATGATATGTTAATTCATAGTCATAAAGATATAAGACATAGAGGTAATTACAAATTTGGTACTAACCGTGTTGAAGCAAAAGATCAAGCTGGCAATATCGTAGGTATAATATTTAAGCCTACACCACCCTATTTAGTTAAAAAAGAAATGTTGGAGCTAATAGATTGGTATAATTGGGCAATAACAAATAAAATAAAACATCCTTTAATCTTAATTGCTAACTTTGTTTTTGAATATTTGGCAATTCATCCATTTCAAGATGGAAATGGTAGAACTAGCAGACTTCTTACCAACTTAATGCTTTTACAACAAGGGTATTATTTTACTCAAGTAGCCTCTCACGAGCGTAGTATTGAAGCTAGTAAGATTGATTACTACTTGGCACTCAACAAAACTCAATCTACTTGGAAAACCAACTCAGAAGATATAACCCCTTGGCTTATGTTTTTTCTCAATATTGTAAAATCTCAAAGTAATCAAGCTCTCAAGATTATAGAAGGAGATAATATAGAATATTTACTTTCTGAAAAACAATTAGAATTATGGAATTGGATAAATAACAAAGCAATTGTTGAATTTAGCCGTAAGGACGCTGTAACTGCTTTAGGTTTCCCTGAACGTACAGTTGAGTCTATTATTAAGAAATTAGTTGACTTGAAACGACTAAGCCGTTTAGGACAAGGTAAAGCAACCCGCTATAAGTTAATTAAAAAACTTAATAATTAG
- a CDS encoding tyrosine-type recombinase/integrase has protein sequence MTYQYVREPLTIEEADRLSNICKTTEEKLIIWTLLDTGLRVSELCALTSQNVLWQQKALQIKGKGGPYGKKSKIRVVPMSRRIQPLLEHYFAINSLILYILYLLVPIS, from the coding sequence ATGACTTATCAATATGTTAGAGAACCATTAACAATAGAAGAAGCAGATAGGTTATCTAATATCTGTAAGACAACTGAGGAAAAGCTAATAATTTGGACCCTATTAGATACAGGTCTCAGGGTATCTGAGTTATGCGCTCTTACCTCTCAAAATGTCCTTTGGCAACAAAAAGCTCTGCAGATTAAGGGTAAAGGTGGCCCTTATGGTAAGAAATCAAAGATTAGAGTTGTGCCAATGTCCAGGAGAATACAGCCATTGCTAGAACATTACTTTGCTATTAATTCATTAATTTTGTATATATTATACTTACTTGTACCAATATCTTAA
- a CDS encoding plasmid pRiA4b ORF-3 family protein, with the protein MTVKISNIYQFKITLKYTKPKIWRRIQVPEKYNFEDLHFAIQNAMGWENYHLHQFEIINPKTGTKDLISSPDDEGFCDVIPEDKAKIVKYFLSPKDKAIYEYDFGDGWKHEVVLEKILPTVAGATYPQYLAGERACPPEDCGGVGGYEYLLEIIADPDHEEYKERIEWLSDDFNPKDFDPKLVKF; encoded by the coding sequence ATGACAGTAAAAATCTCTAATATTTATCAATTTAAAATTACCTTAAAATATACAAAACCCAAAATTTGGCGACGTATACAAGTGCCAGAAAAATACAATTTTGAAGATCTGCACTTTGCAATTCAAAATGCCATGGGTTGGGAGAATTATCATTTACATCAGTTTGAGATAATAAATCCTAAGACTGGAACAAAAGATTTGATTAGTAGCCCAGATGATGAAGGGTTTTGCGATGTAATCCCTGAAGATAAAGCAAAAATAGTGAAATATTTTCTATCCCCTAAAGATAAAGCGATTTATGAGTATGATTTTGGTGATGGATGGAAACATGAAGTTGTTTTAGAAAAGATCTTACCTACAGTTGCTGGTGCTACCTACCCTCAATACCTTGCTGGTGAGAGAGCATGCCCACCAGAAGATTGTGGAGGAGTAGGTGGTTACGAATATCTTTTAGAAATTATAGCAGATCCTGATCATGAAGAATACAAGGAACGTATTGAATGGCTAAGTGATGATTTTAATCCAAAAGATTTTGATCCTAAATTAGTTAAGTTTTAG
- a CDS encoding Sca4 family protein, with translation MDSEITEQIEEAQDSILTNIEEELDPITKAIRQEILLRQFNILKNYIAGNLDATVDKYDDQEFNNYLKNINNREIVNQIFLDTKVKSELEKVEIEGYKKVHHNFADRFQAINWQDSEEQGNIRSKIVKNDLGEQLAILKETTYKTSEIVYLADGTGKQINNYRTIDLPVGLDNKTGPMHLSLVLKDENGRNISKERAVYFTAHYDSQGKLQEVSSPKPVKFNGEGDEAIGYIEHQGHIYTLPVTQGKYKEMLRALEQNKGLEVNLSQVVSPSSDLIVTSNKINTVNQDIPQRTLVQDKIQYHQERKKEAEEILQKTSEFYKLAKKNAKFIVDTLELAKKKNDTSNRLLLETFVAQFQKIHGVSPKQAISKYQEILDKSLPTITAKDQEREELQQLTQQNPAIAEKAVEKHLINHAIEYQKEQQVNPISKVSQWFKQAIKTCGSMPFSLREQQLTKVTKIKDKAAKMAYETEQLMARVEAADQSWYKQLQETQIWATSLPEDNPSKKRFITFINLLLEQEEKIKTGKLLTTSTKKNETLGKEHESGKQINQAVENVAQEQDIANSSCKTKTDEMIARLTAMNDPLNKKQFLEKTTKDSKLDIKTDIIVPTLATAKIQLHKTQVNKR, from the coding sequence ATGGATAGTGAAATTACAGAACAGATAGAAGAAGCACAAGATTCTATCCTTACTAATATAGAAGAAGAATTAGATCCTATTACCAAAGCTATTAGACAAGAAATCCTTCTAAGGCAGTTCAATATTTTAAAAAATTATATTGCAGGTAATCTCGATGCAACAGTAGATAAATATGATGATCAAGAATTCAACAATTATCTGAAAAATATCAATAATCGAGAAATAGTTAATCAAATATTTCTCGATACTAAAGTAAAATCTGAATTAGAGAAAGTAGAGATAGAAGGTTACAAGAAAGTTCATCATAATTTTGCTGATCGGTTTCAAGCAATCAATTGGCAAGATAGTGAAGAGCAAGGAAATATTAGGTCCAAAATAGTTAAAAATGATCTTGGTGAGCAACTAGCTATTCTTAAGGAAACAACTTATAAAACTAGTGAGATAGTTTATCTGGCAGATGGTACAGGCAAACAAATCAATAATTATAGGACTATAGATCTACCAGTAGGGTTGGACAATAAAACTGGTCCTATGCATTTGTCATTAGTGCTGAAAGATGAGAATGGCAGAAATATTTCTAAAGAAAGGGCTGTATATTTTACCGCTCATTATGATAGTCAAGGTAAATTACAGGAAGTCAGTAGTCCTAAACCTGTGAAATTTAATGGTGAAGGAGATGAAGCAATAGGTTATATTGAGCATCAAGGTCATATTTATACTTTACCAGTAACTCAAGGTAAGTATAAGGAAATGCTGCGTGCTTTAGAACAAAATAAGGGACTAGAAGTGAATCTTTCTCAAGTTGTAAGTCCTTCTTCAGATTTAATAGTTACTTCTAACAAGATTAACACTGTTAATCAGGATATACCCCAACGAACATTAGTGCAAGATAAGATACAATATCATCAAGAGAGAAAAAAAGAAGCTGAAGAAATTTTACAAAAAACATCTGAGTTTTATAAATTAGCAAAAAAAAATGCAAAATTCATCGTAGATACATTAGAACTTGCAAAAAAGAAGAATGATACTAGTAATAGGTTATTATTAGAAACATTTGTAGCACAGTTCCAAAAAATTCATGGTGTTTCACCTAAGCAAGCAATTAGCAAATATCAAGAGATTTTGGATAAATCACTGCCAACAATTACTGCTAAAGATCAAGAAAGAGAAGAATTACAGCAACTTACTCAGCAAAATCCTGCTATAGCAGAAAAAGCTGTAGAAAAACATTTAATTAATCATGCAATAGAATATCAGAAAGAACAACAAGTAAATCCAATTAGTAAAGTATCACAATGGTTTAAGCAAGCTATTAAAACTTGTGGTTCTATGCCTTTTTCCTTAAGAGAACAACAATTAACTAAAGTTACCAAAATAAAAGACAAGGCTGCTAAAATGGCTTATGAGACAGAACAGCTGATGGCAAGGGTGGAAGCAGCTGACCAGTCTTGGTATAAACAACTTCAAGAAACCCAAATATGGGCTACGAGTTTACCAGAAGATAATCCAAGTAAAAAAAGGTTTATTACTTTTATTAATCTACTGTTAGAGCAGGAAGAAAAAATTAAAACAGGCAAGTTGCTAACAACCAGTACAAAAAAAAATGAAACTTTAGGGAAAGAGCATGAATCAGGTAAGCAAATTAATCAAGCAGTTGAAAATGTTGCACAAGAACAGGACATAGCTAATAGTTCTTGTAAAACTAAAACTGATGAAATGATTGCGAGGTTGACTGCTATGAATGATCCGTTAAATAAAAAACAATTTTTAGAAAAAACAACTAAAGATTCTAAATTAGATATTAAAACTGATATAATAGTACCTACACTTGCAACAGCAAAAATTCAATTACATAAAACCCAAGTAAATAAAAGGTAA
- a CDS encoding Fic family protein, producing MRLEICKIIFRKIHKICQKTSLNVGFGPYLSFYPMLELIDWYNWAITNKIKHPLILIANFVFEYLAIHPFQDGNGRTSRLLTNLMLLQQGYHFTQVASHERSIEASKIDYYLALNKTQSTWKTNSEDITPWLMFFLNIVKSQSNQALKIIEGDNIEYLLSEKQLELWNWINNKVIVEFSRKDAVTALGFPERTVESIIKKLVDLKRLSRLGQGKATRYKLIKKLNN from the coding sequence ATGCGATTAGAAATTTGTAAGATAATTTTTAGAAAAATACATAAAATTTGCCAAAAAACCTCTCTTAATGTCGGATTTGGCCCCTACTTGTCATTTTACCCAATGTTGGAGCTAATAGATTGGTATAATTGGGCAATAACAAATAAAATAAAACATCCTTTAATCTTAATTGCTAACTTTGTTTTTGAATATTTGGCAATTCATCCATTTCAAGATGGAAATGGTAGAACTAGCAGACTTCTTACCAACTTAATGCTTTTACAACAAGGGTATCATTTTACTCAAGTAGCCTCTCACGAACGTAGTATTGAAGCTAGCAAAATTGATTACTACTTGGCACTCAACAAAACTCAATCTACTTGGAAAACCAACTCAGAAGACATAACGCCTTGGCTTATGTTTTTTCTCAACATTGTAAAATCTCAAAGTAATCAAGCTCTCAAGATTATAGAAGGAGATAATATAGAATATTTACTTTCTGAAAAACAATTAGAATTATGGAATTGGATAAATAACAAAGTAATTGTTGAATTTAGCCGTAAGGACGCTGTAACTGCTTTAGGTTTCCCTGAACGTACAGTTGAGTCTATTATTAAGAAATTAGTTGACTTGAAACGACTAAGCCGTTTAGGACAAGGTAAAGCAACCCGCTATAAGTTAATTAAAAAACTTAATAATTAG
- the parA gene encoding ParA family partition ATPase, which produces MKKTKVITVANQKGGCGKTTITMQLAGALGHDSLKILVVDADPQGTATRWASNAKEDDPFPAYIAGLSAAGMKVHQEVKKYMGQYDYIIIDCPPAVDSQISQSALLISDLVLIPIVPSPADLWAAVGIQELIERIKSVNDGLMARLVINMCQSNLNLTQEVLEVLHDFGIEMLKSRVCLRTVYRQAAALGKVVYGIKGAEKAIYEINNLKKEIITLLTV; this is translated from the coding sequence ATGAAAAAGACAAAAGTTATTACTGTAGCTAATCAAAAAGGTGGTTGTGGTAAGACTACTATTACTATGCAGTTAGCTGGAGCTTTAGGACATGATAGCTTAAAAATTTTAGTTGTTGATGCTGATCCTCAAGGTACTGCAACACGATGGGCTTCAAATGCTAAAGAGGATGATCCATTTCCTGCGTATATTGCTGGTCTCAGTGCTGCTGGGATGAAAGTACATCAAGAGGTAAAAAAATATATGGGGCAATATGATTATATTATTATAGATTGCCCTCCAGCTGTTGATAGTCAGATTTCTCAGTCAGCTTTGTTGATTTCAGATTTAGTGTTAATACCTATTGTACCTAGTCCTGCTGATTTATGGGCTGCAGTAGGAATTCAGGAGTTAATAGAAAGAATAAAAAGTGTTAATGATGGATTGATGGCTAGGTTGGTAATCAATATGTGTCAGTCAAATCTTAATTTAACTCAAGAAGTATTAGAAGTTTTGCATGATTTTGGAATTGAAATGTTAAAATCTCGAGTATGCTTGCGTACAGTATATAGACAAGCTGCAGCTTTAGGTAAAGTAGTATATGGAATAAAAGGTGCTGAGAAGGCAATATATGAAATAAATAATTTAAAAAAAGAGATAATAACACTTTTAACTGTATAA